A genomic region of Venturia canescens isolate UGA chromosome 9, ASM1945775v1, whole genome shotgun sequence contains the following coding sequences:
- the LOC122415980 gene encoding serine-enriched protein: MGTRVVAVGSSTGATGVSGEAGLAGVPRLLEDLARLAGDKDSADIMFLLGRDETPVYGHRIILQARCKNFTAAKRLGTPGNPTPVRMPHAHPETFRQFIHYVYTGKIMLQDSGIFEMLGLAQELGVEELWRSCEDHVSSTLSPGNACALLTAALDAQERVLGGKGACSSFIERCYAFIGENAVDTVKTTAFCNLPKDALVTLISSDYLGLEEEDVWRAVLNWAKYQAGVTQPTQHWTEEERVRVCQHLAGVINHVRLLLIDSQVFAEEVEPTGAVPIELSLERYRYAALPNKYSEICADKRLQPRVSPFLFPGSQILSRDKTGFQRLLNQWYGSAKQSWRLVYRASSHGYSAVAFHRHCDGVSPTYVIALGARGEICGGFSDAPWGKTSAKGHYISSEKAFLFTLTNNQDVPPTKYDIVKKPFAICYHPDIGPIFGAGADLLIANNCNVNMESYSNLPHSYDGEHASSSVLMGDYHFSVIDYEVFTPSHPISKSSH, encoded by the exons ATGGGCACGAGAGTAGTTGCGGTTGGATCGAGCACCGGAGCCACCGGAGTCTCCGGCGAAGCTGGCTTGGCCGGCGTGCCCAGGCTCCTCGAGGACCTGGCGAGGTTGGCCGGTGACAAGGACTCCGCGGACATTATGTTCCTGCTGGGACGCGACGAGACTCCGGTCTACGGTCACCGGATCATCTTGCAAGCCAG ATGCAAAAATTTCACGGCCGCGAAGAGACTCGGGACACCCGGGAATCCTACACCCGTGAGAATGCCTCACGCACATCCAGAAACTTTCAGACAGTTCATTCACTACGTCTACACTGGAAAG ATCATGCTACAGGACAGTGGAATATTCGAAATGTTGGGATTGGCCCAAGAACTCGGAGTCGAAGAACTTTGGCGGAGCTGCGAGGACCACGTTTCGTCAACCCTCAGCCCTGGCAACGCCTGCGCCCTTCTGACAGCAGCCCTCGATGCACAGGAAAGAGTGCTCG GAGGGAAAGGAGCCTGTTCTTCGTTCATTGAACGCTGTTATGCTTTCATTGGAGAAAATGCAGTAGACACAGTGAAAACAACAGCATTTTGCAATCTTCCCAAAGATGCCCTTGTTACATTGATTTCGTCTGACTATCTTGGCCTCGAGGAAGAGGATGTTTGGAGAGCCGTGCTCAACTGGGCAAAGTATCAG GCAGGTGTGACGCAGCCGACTCAGCACTGGACCGAAGAAGAGAGAGTAAGAGTCTGTCAACATTTGGCAGGTGTTATAAATCATGTGAGGCTCTTACTAATCGACAGTCAAGTATTTGCCGAAGAAGTGGAACCAACAGGAGCTGTGCCAATCGAACTTTCTTTGGAAAG ATATCGATACGCAGCATTGCCGAATAAATATTCTGAGATTTGTGCTGACAAACGTCTCCAACCAAGAGTCAGCCCTTTCTTGTTTCCAGGCTCCCAAATATTGTCACGTGACAAAACGGGCTTTCAGCGTTTGTTGAACCAGTGGTACGGTTCGGCCAAGCAAAGCTGGCGGTTAGTTTACAG AGCCTCGAGCCATGGGTATTCGGCGGTCGCGTTTCACAGACACTGCGACGGAGTTTCTCCAACTTATGTAATAGCATTG GGTGCTCGAGGTGAAATATGCGGTGGTTTTAGTGACGCTCCATGGGGCAAAACGAGCGCGAAAGGGCACTACATCTCGTCAGAAAAAGCATTTTTGTTCACACTTACGAACAATCAAGACGTACCCCCGACCAAGTACGACATTGTGAAAAAACCGTTCGCTATTTGCTATCATCCTGA CATCGGGCCGATTTTTGGAGCAGGGGCCGACCTACTGATCGCCAATAACTGCAACGTCAATATGGAGAGTTACAGCAATCTACCGCACAGCTACGACGGCGAACATGCTTCGAGTAGCGTTCTCATGGGAGATTATCATTTTTCCGTAATTGATTACGAAGTTTTTACACCGAGTCATCCGATCTCAAAATCGAGCCATTGA
- the LOC122415771 gene encoding uncharacterized protein — MEKHNYTVMLLLVCAIVQVHSSFEGVNAEDDLAAIGSNRIAAENESAVDVLPGDEEPNDPSSPVIFAGHADRRIRRTPGAPNNSSEKLEKLKKALASSGVTPAVPQSGDLIRVQRDNLIRDFNRIVADLMRVHRIRRNEAYLRALLEHENLVDQIILMNGP; from the exons ATGGAGAAACATAATTACACGGTGATGTTGCTTCTTGTTTGTGCGATCGTTCAGGTTCATTCCTCCTTCGAAGGTGTCAAC GCCGAAGATGATTTGGCGGCGATCGGATCCAATCGAATCGCAGCCGAAAACGAG TCGGCCGTTGATGTTCTACCCGGCGATGAAGAACCAAATGATCCATCTTCGCCAGTGATATTTGCCGGTCACGCTGATCGAAGGATAAGGAGAACACCTGGGGCACCGAATAACAGCTCCGAGAAGTtggagaaattgaaaaaagcccTGGCATCATCCGGAGTCACGCCTGCAGTGCCGCAATCCGGAGATCTAATTCGAGTCCAACGCGACAACTTGATAAGAGATTTTAACCGAATTGTCGCAGATCTAATGCGAGTGCACCGAATAAGAAGGAACGAAGCGTACCTCCGCGCTCTTTTAGAACATGAAAACCTGGTTGACCAAATAATTCTGATGAATGGACCCTAA
- the LOC122416142 gene encoding alaserpin-like gives MRLHALPGILILYIAASAAQGPSAKLTAFKRVNEGANQFSGKFVQAVAKTNRKNFVVSPIGAYLALTMASSGAQRYTEDVFDDLLHLTGVPPDMKKMGVEVTNLILNSFDKSELSMASGIFVSSDIGLHSDFIKNPAKNRCWLAQNVNFRKPVEATNSINSWCNECTNGDVGNILYNNLDSSTQTALFSAVNFKGTPMYRLVPVTTMHPYKVEFTYEDDTTATLPFNSALHYVQYGKIPEAGAEFIEIPYKSDVYYRNKSMFVIMPNFTSTFAYLEENFHRISVKKLYKHSTERPLTITLPQFEIKSHLDIGTILKKMGFGHIFDRKKADFSGIFSPNNFCTSNVFNPEIALTRVVQKTSINIDGNGIKYNPPLDDEYFSHFDVLSPFYVIIATAGEYPMNVLTARFTGQE, from the exons ATGCGTTTAC ACGCATTGCCGGGGATTCTAATCCTATACATCGCCGCTTCCGCGGCTCAAGGACCATCAGCCAAACTAACGGCTTTCAAAAGAGTAAACGAAGGAGCAAATCAGTTCTCAGGCAAATTCGTTCAG gcAGTGGCGAaaacaaacagaaaaaattttgttgtttctCCAATTGGTGCTTATCTGGCACTGACAATGGCATCTTCCGGAGCACAAAGATATACGGAAGATGTATTCGACGACCTTCTCCATCTTACCGGTGTACCACcggatatgaaaaaaatgggcgTGGAAGTAACCAATTTGATTTTAAAT AGTTTCGATAAATCAGAGCTGAGTATGGCCAGCGGAATATTCGTTTCTTCAGATATCGGGCTGCATTCTGATTTCATAAAAAACCCTGCAAAAAATCGATGTTGGCTTGCCCAGAACGTCAATTTTCGGAAACCAGTTGAAGCGACCAACTCCATAAACAGTTGGTGCAACGAATGTACAAATGGAGATGTTGGAAACATTCTGTATA ATAATTTGGACAGCAGTACTCAGACAGCTCTCTTCAGCGCCGTAAATTTCAAAGGGACACCGATGTATCGCTTAGTCCCTGTAACCACGATGCATCCATACAAAGTTGAGTTCACTTATGAAGATGATACAACTGCGACATTACCTTTTAATTCGGCTCTTCACTACGTCCAGTATGGAAAAATCCCGGAAGCGGGAGctgaattcattgaaattccgTACAAG TCCGACGTTTATTATCGTAATAAGAGCATGTTCGTCATAATGCCAAACTTCACCTCAACTTTCGCCTATCTTGAAGAGAACTTCCATCGAATTAGTGTGAAGAAGCTTTATAAGCATAGTACTGAAAGGCCCTTGACGATTACACTACCACAATTCGAAATTAAAAGCCATCTCGACATCGGAACCATCCTGAAAAAA ATGGGATTCGGGCACATATTCGATAGGAAGAAAGCAGATTTTTCAGGAATCTTTTCACCGAATAATTTCTGTACTAGCAATGTGTTTAATCCTGAGATCGCTCTAACTCGTGTTGTGCAGAAAACATCTATAAATATAGACGGCAACGGCATCAAGTACAATCCTCCCCTTG ATGATgagtatttttctcatttcgacGTGTTATCTCCATTCTACGTTATCATCGCCACAGCAGGCGAGTATCCTATGAATGTTCTCACTGCTCGGTTCACCGGCCAAGAATAA
- the LOC122416143 gene encoding uncharacterized protein has product MMEKPNRIVLSLLVLAIVGVHSASQSLDSSDASSTVAEQSDSFLGAAPVAQEGVRRRRTPGGSNDSDEKLTRIKAILRSYAVEPQVPPVETPDQRERRLAVGRLNRRINQLMQDQRLNWNVAVAQAYAENRAEFNQLDAQRRN; this is encoded by the exons ATGATGGAGAAACCCAATCGTATCGTGCTCTCGCTCCTCGTTTTAGCGATCGTTGGAGTTCACTCTGCTTCCCAAAGTCTCGAT tcgAGCGATGCCTCTTCCACAGTTGCAGAGCAGAGTGATTCGTTTTTGGGAGCAGCGCCTGTCGCCCAAGAGGGTGTCAGAAGAAGGAGAACTCCTGGGGGATCCAACGACTCCGACGAAAAGTTGACACGCATAAAAGCAATACTCAGAAGCTACGCAGTCGAACCTCAAGTACCGCCAGTCGAAACTCCAGATCAAAGGGAACGGAGGCTGGCAGTCGGACGACTTAACCGAAGAATTAACCAACTGATGCAGGATCAACGCTTGAATTGGAATGTTGCGGTCGCACAAGCATATGCAGAAAATCGTGCGGAGTTCAACCAATTGGATGCACAACGTAGAAACTAA
- the LOC122415919 gene encoding nuclear receptor subfamily 1 group D member 1-like, giving the protein MDVGDLSNPAGGLAGNGSPAAAILGPTVGHHPAGGLAGGGGIGGAGIASNVNPNIATSAGWWTPTSTIITAPANTDVMNQLCRVCGEPAAGFHFGAFTCEGCKSFFGRTYNNLGSISECKNGGACVINKKNRTACKACRLRKCLMVGMSKSGSRYGRRSNWFKIHCLLQEQSHQAQARFKEPKSSFEKVLNSLDAANNNNNNNSNQTSGAPTSLGGNNSYQGRLPKVDESRLRPQEVPSRPQLIARPPDLLTGSHDLLRSEASRFPMWRGPPFFHPMHLLNSPFFPFQQRFLLPYPNQVGAAQIPVTSLSSSSSSESVSPRSTPSPKRDSHHDGNSLRRLHSDPADDCVRRSNPADQQAPEGSQDKSLAFLRSLGPEQDLPMDLSTKSLSKAAASRDVDSEVVMSSSDEMPADRIEKDCTDGEDEQKTETGPPLDLTTKT; this is encoded by the exons ATGGACGTGGGCGATCTATCGAACCCTGCAGGAGGCTTGGCGGGAAACGGCAGCCCAGCAGCCGCCATCCTCGGTCCAACGGTGGGTCATCATCCCGCTGGTGGACTCGCTGGTGGCGGCGGGATCGGTGGGGCTGGTATTGCCAGCAACGTTAACCCGAACATTGCCACGAGCGCTGGCTGGTGGACGCCAACGTCAACCATCATTACCGCACCGGCTAACACCGACGTG ATGAACCAACTGTGCAGGGTATGCGGGGAACCGGCGGCCGGATTTCATTTCGGGGCTTTTACCTGCGAGGGTTGTAAG TCCTTCTTCGGACGCACTTACAACAACCTCGGAAGCATATCCGAATGCAAGAACGGCGGAGCGTGCGTCATCAATAAGAAGAACCGTACGGCTTGCAAGGCCTGCCGATTGCGCAAGTGCTTGATGGTCGGCATGTCGAAATCCGGCTCCAGATACGGGCGTCGTTCCAACTGGTTCAAGATCCACTGTCTCCTCCAGGAGCAGTCGCATCAGGCCCAGGCCCGCTTCAAGGAGCCGAAGTCATCGTTCGAGAAAGTGCTCAATTCGTTGGACGCGgcgaacaacaacaacaacaacaacagcaaccaAACTTCCGGAGCGCCAACTTCGCTCGGCGGGAACAATAGTTATCAAGGAAGATTGCCAAAAGTGGACGAGTCCAGACTGAGGCCGCAGGAGGTTCCCTCGCGTCCTCAGTTGATCGCGAGGCCTCCCGATCTCTTGACCGGCTCCCACGATCTTCTCAGGTCCGAAGCTTCCCGGTTCCCCATGTGGCGAGGTCCGCCCTTTTTCCATCCGATGCACCTCCTCAATTCCCCGTTTTTTCCCTTCCAGCAAAGATTCCTCCTGCCCTATCCGAATCAAGTGGGCGCAGCTCAGATACCCGTGACCAGTctctcctcgtcgtcgtccaGCGAAAGCGTCAGCCCCAGATCGACCCCGTCACCGAAACGCGACTCTCACCACGACGGGAATTCCCTAAGAAGACTCCACTCGGATCCCGCCGATGACTGCGTCCGGAGATCTAACCCTGCGGATCAACAAGCCCCGGAAGGAAGTCAGGACAAGAGTTTAGCCTTCCTCAGGTCTCTCGGACCTGAGCAGGACCTACCGATGGATCTGAGCACCAAGAGCCTCTCAAAAGCTGCTGCTAGTCGCGACGTCGATTCGGAAGTCGTTATGAGTTCCAGCGATGAAATGCCCGCGGACAGAATTGAAAAGGACTGCACCGATGGCGAAGATGAGCAGAAGACTGAAACAGGACCGCCGCTCGATCTCACCACGAAGACATGA